A window of uncultured Draconibacterium sp. contains these coding sequences:
- a CDS encoding helix-hairpin-helix domain-containing protein, translating to MKKCLTYIAVLIVVFAPLLMQAQEANQQEIIEAIIESHLDKLEEGTDVALVIEDLESFAEHPININATNANELARLYLLNDVQIQKLLNYIANSGPVYSIYELNSIDGFSRDILQKMQVFIRFGEMKPETTSLKEELKYARHQVLMRGLGTLQKAKGYKTNTEGTIPYEGNCFRYYSRYNFEVRDRLSFGVTAEKDPGEAIFKGSNKQGFDFYSGHFSVKLNKTIENITVGDYLVRSGQGLVLWQGYTTGKSEDVLGISKTGQGVRAYTSVDENFYFRGAATSLNLGSGKLSLFYSQNKVDGNIVLNESSGNVFTSLQTSGYHRTSSEIEDENTVKNTNTGGLLSWHFNHLKIGASFVFQQFDKPYMRSSQLYNLFRFSGSENYTGGVDYLFNKGKYQLFGEAALSKSKGKAVVQGAVAHLHDQLSFSLLFRHFDKDYHALWGNTFAEGSSVNNETGLYFGAKFLPAKHVSISGYSDVYRSKWINYSTAGPANAWDIFVQADFTFSERYSFYLRFKNEEKDQKFKEENRYVNQRERTQKTRFHFQYKASEKLLLKTRFEHVYYRGQKKENGFLVFQDAQFQPQNTPLTIAARIAWFSTESYDSRIYAYENDILYTFSIPPYYGKGFRTYFNLSYKISDKIECWAKAANTHWTDRESISSGLNLIDGNNKTELKIQLRLKF from the coding sequence ATGAAAAAGTGCCTGACATATATTGCCGTTTTAATTGTAGTTTTTGCGCCACTATTGATGCAAGCACAGGAAGCCAATCAGCAAGAAATTATTGAAGCAATTATTGAATCGCATCTCGACAAACTTGAAGAAGGAACCGATGTTGCTCTGGTTATTGAAGACCTCGAAAGTTTTGCCGAACATCCTATAAACATAAATGCGACCAATGCCAACGAGCTGGCGCGCCTCTATTTATTAAACGATGTACAAATACAAAAACTACTCAACTACATTGCCAACTCTGGTCCGGTATATTCTATTTATGAGCTAAATTCCATTGATGGATTTTCGCGCGACATACTGCAAAAGATGCAGGTATTTATTCGTTTTGGTGAAATGAAGCCTGAAACAACATCCTTGAAAGAGGAGCTAAAATACGCCAGACATCAAGTACTTATGCGTGGTTTGGGCACTCTTCAAAAAGCGAAAGGATATAAAACAAATACTGAAGGTACAATCCCATATGAAGGAAACTGTTTTCGCTATTATTCAAGATACAATTTTGAAGTGCGAGACCGACTTTCGTTTGGCGTAACTGCAGAAAAAGATCCGGGAGAAGCTATTTTTAAGGGCTCAAACAAACAGGGATTCGACTTTTACTCCGGCCATTTTAGTGTTAAACTCAACAAAACAATTGAAAACATAACAGTTGGCGATTATCTGGTACGTTCCGGACAAGGACTTGTGCTGTGGCAAGGATACACAACCGGCAAATCCGAAGATGTGCTGGGCATTTCAAAAACCGGTCAGGGAGTGCGTGCCTACACATCGGTTGATGAAAACTTTTATTTCAGAGGTGCTGCAACAAGCTTAAACCTGGGAAGTGGCAAACTAAGTTTATTCTACTCTCAGAATAAAGTGGATGGTAATATTGTTCTGAACGAATCAAGCGGAAACGTCTTTACCAGTCTGCAAACCTCAGGCTACCACCGTACTTCGAGTGAAATTGAGGATGAAAACACCGTAAAAAACACGAACACCGGAGGATTACTTTCGTGGCATTTTAACCACCTGAAAATTGGAGCCTCATTTGTATTTCAACAATTCGACAAACCATACATGCGCAGCTCTCAACTCTACAATTTATTCCGATTTAGTGGTTCCGAAAATTACACCGGTGGTGTTGATTACCTGTTTAACAAAGGGAAATACCAGCTGTTTGGTGAAGCGGCACTTTCAAAATCAAAAGGGAAAGCAGTAGTGCAGGGAGCAGTTGCTCACTTACACGACCAGCTAAGTTTCTCTCTGCTTTTCCGGCACTTCGACAAAGATTACCATGCACTTTGGGGCAATACTTTTGCCGAAGGGAGTTCGGTGAACAACGAAACCGGGCTGTATTTTGGTGCAAAATTTCTTCCTGCAAAACATGTGTCCATTTCGGGATATTCCGATGTGTACCGGTCGAAATGGATTAATTATTCAACTGCCGGCCCTGCAAATGCATGGGATATTTTTGTTCAGGCTGATTTCACTTTTTCTGAAAGATATTCTTTTTACCTGCGTTTTAAAAACGAAGAAAAAGATCAAAAATTTAAAGAAGAAAACCGATATGTAAATCAACGCGAGAGAACGCAAAAAACCAGATTTCATTTTCAATACAAAGCATCGGAGAAGTTACTTTTAAAAACACGTTTTGAACATGTTTATTACCGGGGGCAGAAAAAAGAGAACGGCTTTCTTGTTTTTCAGGATGCACAATTTCAGCCACAAAATACACCGCTTACAATTGCTGCCCGCATTGCCTGGTTTTCTACCGAAAGTTATGATTCCCGAATTTATGCCTACGAAAACGACATCCTCTACACCTTTTCAATACCGCCTTATTACGGGAAAGGATTTCGTACTTATTTTAATTTAAGCTACAAAATTTCGGACAAAATAGAATGCTGGGCAAAAGCCGCAAACACGCACTGGACCGACCGTGAATCAATAAGTTCGGGACTAAATTTAATTGATGGGAACAACAAAACAGAGTTAAAAATCCAACTCAGGTTGAAATTTTAA
- a CDS encoding 1-acyl-sn-glycerol-3-phosphate acyltransferase, with amino-acid sequence MNMVNYNFDDIRPYHDKEVREKMRILVKDKTFDKVLMHLFKYRPKVEMVKFQLRRIRSIKQLQGVFIYDLLHWLIDKTSDGLKCTGIEKLDKTKPYLFISNHRDIILDAAILNFLIFEYGMNTTQIAIGDNLLLYEWIEHMVKLNRSFVIKRSLQPRDLMKASEKVSHFIRKSITEDKMSVWIAQREGRTKDGNDQTQLSVLKMLNMSNKDGISDGFNELNIVPVSISYEIEPCGLAKMKELIKKEHYGAKKTDKDDLKSMSMGMFTPKGRMRFVFGDPIETHFTVTDNAEQRNKYLKDLGDLIDEQIYRNFKLWPNNYVAYDMLMQEHRFKDKYTNEEEKKFRMMVEQANVHVDYPITDITERFLKIYANPVINKLKVSKI; translated from the coding sequence ATGAATATGGTTAACTACAATTTCGACGACATTCGTCCGTATCACGACAAAGAAGTGAGGGAAAAAATGCGCATTTTGGTTAAGGATAAAACCTTCGACAAAGTTTTAATGCATTTATTTAAATACCGGCCCAAGGTTGAAATGGTAAAATTCCAACTTCGCAGAATCAGGAGTATAAAACAATTGCAGGGTGTATTTATTTACGACTTGCTGCACTGGCTCATCGATAAAACCTCGGATGGATTAAAATGCACCGGAATTGAAAAGCTGGATAAAACAAAACCATATCTTTTTATTTCAAATCATCGCGACATTATTCTGGATGCCGCCATCCTGAATTTTCTGATTTTTGAATACGGGATGAATACCACTCAGATTGCCATTGGCGACAATCTGCTGCTTTACGAGTGGATCGAGCACATGGTAAAACTAAATCGCTCGTTTGTGATAAAAAGGAGTCTTCAACCACGCGATTTAATGAAAGCTTCGGAGAAAGTTTCTCATTTTATCCGTAAATCGATTACCGAAGACAAAATGTCGGTTTGGATTGCGCAGCGTGAAGGACGCACCAAAGACGGGAATGACCAAACCCAGCTCAGCGTACTTAAAATGCTCAACATGAGCAACAAGGATGGAATATCGGACGGATTTAACGAATTAAACATTGTACCTGTTTCTATTTCGTACGAAATTGAACCTTGTGGATTGGCCAAAATGAAAGAGCTGATAAAGAAAGAACATTATGGTGCAAAAAAAACAGACAAGGATGATTTGAAAAGTATGTCGATGGGAATGTTTACACCAAAAGGCAGAATGCGTTTTGTTTTTGGCGATCCCATTGAAACACACTTTACTGTTACCGACAACGCCGAGCAACGCAACAAATATTTAAAGGATTTAGGTGATTTAATTGACGAACAGATTTACCGCAACTTTAAACTTTGGCCAAACAATTATGTTGCCTACGACATGTTAATGCAGGAACACAGGTTTAAAGATAAATACACCAACGAAGAAGAAAAGAAATTCAGGATGATGGTAGAACAGGCCAATGTGCATGTTGATTACCCCATTACCGATATTACCGAACGTTTTCTGAAAATATACGCCAATCCGGTTATTAATAAGCTAAAAGTTTCTAAAATATAA